The nucleotide sequence CTCACATGAGGCATGTATGGCAATTACCCTGACCGAGAAGGCCGCCGACCGAGTCCGTAGTTTCATCGACAAGCGCGGGAAAGGGGCGGGGCTGCGGCTTGGCGTCAAGAACGTGGGGTGCTCCGGAAAAGCCTACGTGGTCGAGTACGCCGACAGCATCGAGCCGGGCGACCAAGTGTTCGAAAGCCACGGCGTGAAGGTCATCATCAGCGCCACCAACCTGGTGTTTCTGGACGGCACCGAGATCGACTACGAACGCGAGGGTCTGAGCGAGGGTTTCAAGTTCCGGAACCCGAACGAAAAGGCCCGCTGCGGCTGCGGCGAAAGCTTCAGCATCTGATCCACGTCGTCGAGTATTAGCGAATGCTGTTGATCTCGCGCCTAAAACAGTACTAAAATGGTCCGGTTTTATAAGGCGGGGAGAACCGCATGTTGCGCATGAGCAAACTGACCGATTACGGGACGGTTGTCATGACGTTCCTCGCCCGTGAATCGGACCGACTGCACGCGGCGAGCGAGATCGCCGGGCAGATCCAGGTGGCGGCCCCCACCGTGAGCAAGATCCTGAAGATTCTCGCCCGCGAGGGGTTGGTGGTATCGCATCGCGGGGCAAAGGGCGGCTACTCCCTGGCTCGTCCGGCGCGCGAGATTTCCATGGTGGAGATCATCGACGCGCTCGAGGGTCCGGTCGGGCTGACGGAATGCGGGAGCAGCCCCGGGTTGTGCGAGCAGGAATCGTCCTGCTCGGTCCGCGGCAACTGGCAGCGCATCAACGTCGCCGTGCGGCAGGCGCTCGCCGGGGTCACCCTCGCGGAGATGGCTCAACCCACATACGTCGTGCGCCCGCCCGCCCGGCCGGCGCGCGCCGGCGCGCTGTAACGCTACGGAGACGAACATGTCGCTTCCGAACCAACAGATCGAAGACCTCATCCGCCAGGGCTACAAGCACGGCTTCGTCACGGAGCTCGACGCCGATTCCCTGCCTCCGGGACTCAACGAGGACATCATTCGCGCGCTTTCCGCCAAGAAAAA is from Sulfurifustis variabilis and encodes:
- a CDS encoding SUF system Fe-S cluster assembly regulator — protein: MSKLTDYGTVVMTFLARESDRLHAASEIAGQIQVAAPTVSKILKILAREGLVVSHRGAKGGYSLARPAREISMVEIIDALEGPVGLTECGSSPGLCEQESSCSVRGNWQRINVAVRQALAGVTLAEMAQPTYVVRPPARPARAGAL
- the iscA gene encoding iron-sulfur cluster assembly protein IscA — translated: MAITLTEKAADRVRSFIDKRGKGAGLRLGVKNVGCSGKAYVVEYADSIEPGDQVFESHGVKVIISATNLVFLDGTEIDYEREGLSEGFKFRNPNEKARCGCGESFSI